Proteins co-encoded in one Leptospiraceae bacterium genomic window:
- a CDS encoding ATP-binding protein, whose amino-acid sequence MVFVAGPRQVGKTTFALQMLGAESNEHLAYLNWDFPPVKEPLIRGELPAGQKLIVLDEIHKYHDWRNLVKGIFDKYRSSRQFLVTGSARLDYYRRGGDSLQGRYHLYRLHPINLRDVYTNPNKSDVENLLKFGGFPEPFFKGEEIFWRRWQLERQKLVLQEDMISLEKVREVSKIELLHFLLAERVGSPLSVNSLREDLSVAHETVEHWLQILENLYLTFRISSFSSSKIRAVKKEKKLYFWDWSLCKDSGARFENLVGSQLLKYCNFREDTLGYKMDLCYIRDTDKREIDFVVVEDGKPKFAVECKLGEKQVSPHIKYFSLRMDIPKFYQVHMGDSDFENIDYRVRVLPFWKFTEELV is encoded by the coding sequence ATGGTTTTTGTAGCCGGACCTAGGCAAGTGGGCAAGACTACCTTTGCCCTACAAATGCTCGGTGCTGAATCGAATGAGCATCTAGCTTATTTGAACTGGGACTTTCCACCCGTAAAAGAACCACTTATAAGAGGCGAGTTACCGGCAGGGCAAAAGTTAATCGTTTTAGATGAAATTCACAAATACCATGACTGGCGAAATTTAGTAAAAGGAATCTTTGATAAATACAGATCCTCTCGTCAATTTCTAGTGACTGGCTCTGCTAGGTTAGATTATTATCGTAGAGGGGGAGATTCGTTACAAGGTCGATATCATCTATATCGGTTACATCCTATTAACCTCCGTGATGTATATACAAATCCAAATAAGAGTGATGTAGAGAATTTACTAAAATTCGGGGGATTCCCTGAACCTTTTTTTAAGGGAGAGGAAATCTTTTGGAGACGATGGCAATTGGAGCGGCAAAAGCTTGTTCTCCAAGAGGACATGATAAGCTTAGAAAAAGTGCGCGAAGTTTCAAAAATAGAACTCTTACATTTTCTTTTGGCTGAAAGAGTGGGTTCGCCGTTATCCGTGAACTCATTGCGAGAAGATTTATCCGTTGCCCATGAAACAGTCGAGCATTGGTTGCAAATTCTGGAAAACCTTTATCTTACTTTTAGAATTTCTTCTTTTAGTTCATCTAAAATTCGTGCTGTTAAAAAAGAAAAAAAATTATACTTTTGGGATTGGTCTTTGTGTAAAGATAGCGGCGCTCGTTTCGAAAACTTAGTAGGCTCTCAACTTTTAAAGTATTGCAATTTTCGCGAAGACACTCTCGGTTATAAAATGGATCTTTGTTATATCAGAGATACAGATAAGAGAGAAATTGATTTTGTAGTTGTCGAAGACGGTAAACCAAAGTTTGCCGTTGAATGTAAATTAGGGGAAAAACAAGTTAGTCCACATATCAAGTATTTTTCTCTTCGAATGGATATTCCTAAATTCTATCAAGTGCATATGGGTGATTCTGACTTTGAAAACATTGATTATAGAGTTCGAGTTCTTCCCTTTTGGAAGTTTACAGAAGAGTTAGTGTAA
- a CDS encoding TonB-dependent receptor plug domain-containing protein: MRIKINNINPIQIISNLRKSSFPIKFAFFFLVFVAIVYSDSIQLKSGERIDNVKTNAMEESLEIQFSNGTKITIPKSEILNHEVLPIQSEKDLKKENIDKKPVESDVKQSSEQPKDSEKKPDTSGIVVKGEKDKDIGRLSDIHGTNIFSGKKNEVILPDKANANLAVNMNRQLYAKVPGIMVQENDGTGIQTSIAVRGLNPNRSWEFNTRQNGYDISADPMGYPEAYYTPPTEAVERIEIVRGAGSLQYGPQFGGLINYILKKPKQNSKISLETRNTVGSYGLFNSYNGISGTSGKVSYYSFFHQRSADGWRQNAIYRTQTGHVHLSYNFTENLKLGVEFTRNDFKSQQPGGLLDGQAEYDPVLTKPGMVVSPRQSNRGRNWLGVVWNIPAITLDYAINENSKFSWKTFGLYGERPSVGNTSSIDRPDSINSRTLTYSPRQFDEDIYKTVGTEARFITSYNLLGIKNTTSIGVRYFHGNTSRSRNINGSVGANFDKTETNRIDDFVVRNGDLKFNNTNHAIYLEHLFQITNAFLLLPVFDMKLL; encoded by the coding sequence ATGAGAATCAAAATCAATAACATAAACCCAATTCAAATCATTTCAAATCTTCGAAAATCAAGTTTTCCAATCAAATTTGCTTTTTTCTTTCTGGTTTTTGTCGCGATTGTCTATTCCGATTCAATTCAATTGAAATCCGGTGAGCGCATTGACAATGTAAAGACAAATGCAATGGAAGAAAGTTTAGAAATTCAATTTTCAAATGGAACTAAAATTACAATTCCAAAATCAGAAATTCTAAATCATGAAGTTTTACCTATTCAAAGTGAAAAGGATTTAAAAAAGGAAAACATAGATAAAAAACCTGTTGAGTCAGATGTAAAACAATCGAGCGAACAACCAAAGGATTCAGAAAAAAAACCAGATACTTCTGGTATTGTAGTAAAAGGAGAAAAGGATAAAGATATCGGAAGACTTTCTGATATCCACGGGACAAATATTTTCTCCGGAAAGAAAAATGAAGTTATCCTCCCCGATAAGGCTAATGCCAATTTGGCGGTAAATATGAATCGACAACTCTATGCAAAAGTTCCAGGAATCATGGTGCAAGAAAATGATGGAACTGGAATTCAAACTAGCATAGCAGTTCGTGGTTTAAATCCAAATCGTTCCTGGGAATTTAATACCAGGCAAAATGGATATGATATTTCTGCTGATCCTATGGGTTATCCTGAAGCCTATTATACGCCGCCGACTGAAGCAGTGGAAAGAATTGAAATTGTAAGAGGGGCGGGCTCTCTCCAATACGGTCCCCAGTTTGGTGGGCTTATCAATTATATTTTAAAAAAACCAAAACAGAATTCTAAAATTTCTTTAGAAACTAGAAATACAGTCGGTAGTTATGGACTCTTTAATTCTTATAATGGAATTAGTGGGACTAGTGGCAAAGTTTCTTATTATTCTTTTTTCCATCAAAGAAGTGCAGACGGTTGGAGGCAAAATGCTATTTACCGCACTCAAACAGGACATGTGCATTTAAGTTATAATTTCACAGAAAATTTGAAGCTAGGAGTAGAGTTCACTAGAAATGATTTCAAGAGCCAGCAGCCAGGAGGTCTTTTAGATGGACAAGCAGAATACGATCCAGTCTTAACTAAGCCAGGTATGGTCGTAAGTCCGAGGCAGTCAAATAGAGGTAGAAATTGGCTGGGAGTTGTATGGAATATTCCAGCGATTACTCTCGATTATGCGATAAATGAAAATTCTAAATTTTCCTGGAAGACGTTTGGTCTTTATGGAGAAAGACCAAGTGTTGGAAATACATCGTCAATAGATAGACCCGATTCGATCAACTCCAGAACTCTTACTTATTCTCCCAGACAGTTTGATGAAGATATTTATAAGACAGTTGGAACAGAAGCAAGGTTTATCACTTCTTATAATCTATTAGGAATTAAAAATACAACGTCCATTGGTGTTCGCTATTTTCATGGAAATACATCCCGTTCTAGAAATATTAATGGAAGCGTTGGGGCTAATTTTGATAAGACGGAAACGAATCGTATTGATGATTTTGTTGTAAGAAATGGGGATTTGAAATTTAATAATACCAATCATGCCATTTATCTTGAGCACTTGTTTCAAATCACAAATGCTTTTCTGTTACTCCCGGTGTTCGATATGAAACTATTGTGA
- a CDS encoding OmpA family protein: protein MKNRFPLYVLLAFFHISLIAKEVVVIGNIIGAGSYIETDDNTYPFKHTEMQKELSELTGKKVRILCFFEEDSCVPLRYEIAPFASEKNLAKWTIKKIPKYVYRGLTAFNPSVTPDGNVLFWTVLVHEPSGSSTQKIWFSEMDSHGFWKKGVQMDPPLNNKAPAAIISALPGGNELFVFGSHADQETFDEIRRQLDAEKAEIVKTSKNAREVEGRYAAVRERYRREMEKIQNKVPLYKSFKQGNGWSNPQRIQFPDFYNLYRSEDNANLQIFGGSTLSSSGKTLIYSAKHKDSLGRLDLYVSNITDGVFPLGTNLGKVINTEYEEMAPFLASDDRTLYFSSNGHSGLSIYYTQRVGDSWTEWGAPQETSKNLKGVNFFSIPAAGNWAYASKEGHLLMTYLPSEAKPNPVIIVKGKIVTDKGLPLGAEVFYESLTTKENKGSTISDPNTGKFSIVLPYGDNYGFHAKKEGYLPIHKNKDLRESEKLYQEVEVDMVLPKIEKGGEITINNLFFESNRSEIKKESEPELDRLGEIMKANKNLEVAIEGHTDNVGKSADNIALSLSRANAVAEYIVKKFGIEPHRLKVEGRGEEAPLTENNTADARAKNRRVVFRILKN from the coding sequence ATGAAAAATAGATTTCCCCTTTATGTATTGCTAGCTTTTTTTCACATTTCCTTAATTGCCAAAGAAGTTGTAGTTATTGGAAATATAATCGGTGCTGGCTCCTATATCGAAACCGATGATAATACCTATCCTTTTAAACATACTGAAATGCAAAAGGAACTTTCCGAGCTTACCGGCAAAAAAGTTCGTATACTTTGTTTCTTCGAAGAAGATTCCTGTGTTCCCCTTAGATATGAAATAGCTCCTTTTGCTAGCGAAAAAAATTTAGCGAAGTGGACGATTAAGAAAATTCCTAAATATGTCTACCGTGGGCTAACTGCATTTAACCCCTCTGTTACTCCTGATGGAAACGTTTTATTCTGGACAGTTCTTGTTCATGAACCAAGCGGAAGCAGCACACAAAAAATTTGGTTCAGTGAAATGGATTCGCATGGATTTTGGAAGAAGGGAGTTCAAATGGATCCCCCTTTAAATAATAAAGCTCCTGCTGCAATCATATCTGCCTTACCCGGTGGAAATGAATTATTTGTATTTGGAAGTCATGCAGACCAAGAGACATTTGATGAAATTCGAAGGCAACTCGATGCCGAAAAAGCAGAAATTGTTAAGACTTCTAAAAATGCCCGAGAGGTAGAAGGACGTTATGCGGCAGTGCGCGAGAGATATAGACGGGAGATGGAAAAGATTCAAAACAAAGTTCCGCTTTATAAAAGCTTCAAGCAGGGCAATGGTTGGAGTAATCCACAGCGAATTCAATTTCCTGATTTTTACAATTTATATAGAAGTGAGGATAATGCCAATTTACAAATCTTTGGTGGCTCGACTCTTTCTTCTAGTGGTAAAACGCTAATATACTCCGCAAAGCATAAAGATTCTCTTGGACGATTGGATTTATATGTGTCTAATATTACCGATGGAGTCTTTCCGCTCGGAACAAATCTTGGTAAAGTGATTAATACTGAATACGAAGAGATGGCTCCTTTTCTAGCCTCAGACGATAGAACGCTTTATTTTTCTAGCAACGGTCACAGCGGATTATCGATATACTACACACAGAGAGTGGGAGATAGTTGGACAGAATGGGGAGCGCCGCAGGAAACTTCTAAGAATCTAAAAGGAGTAAACTTCTTTTCTATTCCTGCTGCGGGTAATTGGGCTTATGCGAGTAAAGAAGGTCATTTACTTATGACCTATCTTCCGAGTGAAGCAAAACCAAACCCGGTAATCATTGTAAAAGGTAAAATTGTGACTGACAAAGGTTTGCCGCTGGGAGCAGAAGTTTTCTATGAATCTTTAACAACAAAAGAGAACAAAGGCTCTACAATTTCTGATCCGAATACAGGTAAGTTTTCGATTGTATTGCCTTATGGCGACAACTACGGGTTTCACGCAAAGAAAGAAGGCTATCTTCCTATTCACAAGAATAAAGATTTGCGAGAGAGTGAAAAATTATACCAGGAAGTCGAAGTGGACATGGTTCTTCCTAAAATCGAGAAAGGCGGGGAGATAACAATCAATAACCTCTTCTTTGAATCCAATCGCAGTGAAATCAAGAAAGAATCCGAGCCAGAACTTGATCGACTTGGTGAAATCATGAAAGCGAACAAAAATCTAGAAGTCGCAATTGAAGGTCATACGGATAATGTTGGAAAGAGTGCGGATAATATTGCCTTGTCTCTATCTAGAGCAAATGCTGTCGCGGAGTATATAGTTAAGAAATTTGGCATTGAGCCTCACCGACTTAAAGTGGAAGGGCGGGGAGAAGAAGCCCCTCTTACAGAAAATAACACAGCAGACGCAAGGGCAAAAAATAGACGGGTAGTGTTTCGAATTTTGAAGAATTAG
- a CDS encoding YbaB/EbfC family nucleoid-associated protein: protein MFGKKIDKMAETLGKMKDMKNQMAAIQKRISVIRVTASAGAGMVDVTASGDGVITNIKINKNLFEGDDMKMLEDLVISATNEALKKSKDAMTHEMKNVTGGFDPNELSKLFGGSGD, encoded by the coding sequence ATGTTTGGAAAAAAAATAGACAAAATGGCCGAGACACTCGGTAAGATGAAAGACATGAAAAACCAAATGGCAGCGATTCAGAAGAGAATCTCTGTTATCCGCGTTACTGCTTCTGCAGGTGCGGGCATGGTAGACGTAACCGCTAGTGGAGACGGTGTAATTACAAATATTAAAATTAACAAAAACCTTTTTGAAGGCGATGATATGAAAATGCTAGAAGACTTAGTCATATCTGCTACAAACGAAGCTCTCAAAAAATCAAAAGACGCCATGACTCACGAGATGAAAAACGTGACCGGCGGATTTGATCCAAATGAATTGAGTAAACTCTTCGGTGGATCGGGTGACTGA
- the dnaX gene encoding DNA polymerase III subunit gamma/tau produces the protein MSEESHLVFARKYRPQLFKEVIHQDLAIGALMNALKNNRVGHAYIFFGPRGVGKTTIARLLAKRLNCESPEDNEPCNKCKSCLEIIKGNSNDVLEIDAASNRGIDNIRDLRENVKFSPMGGKYKIYIIDEVHMLTDQSFNALLKTLEEPPHHVVFILATTEYHKIPETILSRCQDFVFKKVPLPNLQSYVEHLCKIEKIDYDSDGLFWVAKKGDGSVRDTLSFLEQAVTFTDGHITGKLIGKMIGYQGVDVQIELFKSILGEKTFHKSFQTIEKVYNEGADLHKFMWDFVEFTHALILIKENLADRDSLNYPIEDIQKITKELESFSPEILTLLSEKIYTIYEKLMYLKLRNSFEMKIFIEISIRKLILDMNKPSVAGVLEKIHDLQQALQKEGEKFVASAPSRPVGQSVTNVAKADTSNKPEVEEAPEDIDMESILKDKFLGTEVDSSKVPEI, from the coding sequence ATGTCAGAAGAAAGCCATCTAGTATTCGCCCGCAAATACCGTCCTCAGCTATTTAAAGAGGTAATTCATCAAGATTTAGCCATTGGCGCTCTTATGAATGCACTCAAAAATAACCGAGTTGGTCATGCCTATATCTTCTTCGGACCAAGAGGCGTTGGAAAAACTACTATCGCAAGACTATTAGCAAAACGACTCAACTGTGAATCACCAGAAGACAATGAGCCCTGCAATAAATGCAAATCCTGTCTCGAAATTATAAAAGGCAACTCTAACGATGTTCTAGAAATTGACGCTGCGAGTAATCGTGGTATTGATAATATTCGTGACCTAAGGGAGAATGTTAAATTTTCCCCAATGGGTGGAAAATACAAAATATACATCATCGATGAGGTTCATATGCTCACCGATCAGTCGTTTAACGCATTGTTAAAGACATTAGAAGAGCCACCGCATCACGTAGTATTCATATTAGCCACAACAGAGTATCACAAAATTCCAGAGACAATTCTTTCTAGATGCCAGGACTTTGTTTTCAAAAAAGTTCCACTACCTAATTTACAATCTTATGTAGAGCATCTCTGTAAAATCGAAAAAATAGATTATGACTCAGACGGTTTATTCTGGGTAGCTAAAAAAGGCGATGGCTCAGTTCGAGATACACTTTCTTTCTTAGAGCAAGCGGTTACTTTCACTGACGGGCATATCACTGGTAAACTCATCGGCAAAATGATCGGCTACCAGGGAGTTGACGTTCAAATTGAGCTATTCAAAAGTATCCTCGGCGAAAAGACATTTCACAAATCCTTTCAAACGATTGAAAAAGTTTACAATGAGGGAGCTGACCTTCATAAATTTATGTGGGATTTCGTTGAATTCACACATGCCCTTATACTTATCAAAGAAAATTTGGCAGATAGAGATTCACTTAATTATCCAATCGAAGATATTCAAAAAATTACAAAAGAACTCGAATCCTTTAGTCCAGAAATATTAACCTTGCTTTCAGAAAAGATTTATACTATCTATGAAAAACTCATGTATTTAAAGCTCAGAAACTCTTTTGAGATGAAAATTTTTATAGAAATTTCTATTAGGAAATTAATCCTTGATATGAATAAACCTTCTGTTGCAGGAGTTCTGGAAAAAATACACGACTTACAACAAGCTCTTCAAAAAGAAGGAGAGAAATTTGTTGCATCTGCACCTTCAAGACCTGTAGGGCAGTCAGTTACTAACGTAGCTAAAGCGGATACTTCCAATAAACCGGAAGTAGAAGAGGCACCAGAAGATATTGATATGGAATCTATACTAAAAGATAAATTCCTTGGAACAGAAGTAGACTCTTCGAAAGTTCCAGAAATTTAA
- a CDS encoding TonB-dependent receptor, producing the protein MSEASGYSNINTSPGANLNYRPANPKSLQNRVVLGGVGLQYKLFEKTNLYANYSQAFRPVLFSDLYAIGTTVNDIDPNLKNQFGYNADGGYRGKIKNYLNFDVGVFQLRYNNRVDTINGSNRSDYDSIALRSLGGNPNNLRTNVGDSLHRGVEAFVEFDPILYFFEKSVFGNISMFVSYAQIKATYIRWNAPTNTGLPDWDRIGNRVENAPDKIIRYGATYFYKSLFSLTYQVSKVSSIYTDATNTEYPTLNAQAGKIAGYSVSDASFTYNILENFGIRGGVNNLENKVYFTRRAGGLPGPGLIPAEGRTLFLGMVATF; encoded by the coding sequence GTGAGTGAAGCATCTGGTTATTCCAATATCAATACAAGTCCAGGGGCTAATCTAAATTACAGACCTGCAAATCCAAAGTCTTTACAAAATAGAGTCGTATTAGGTGGAGTTGGACTTCAATATAAATTATTTGAGAAAACTAATTTGTATGCAAATTATAGTCAGGCATTTAGACCGGTATTGTTCTCAGATTTATATGCGATAGGCACTACAGTCAATGATATTGATCCAAACCTAAAGAACCAATTCGGGTATAACGCGGATGGTGGTTATCGGGGAAAAATAAAGAATTACCTCAACTTTGATGTTGGCGTTTTCCAACTTCGTTATAACAATCGCGTTGATACAATTAATGGCTCGAATAGGTCTGACTATGATTCTATTGCGCTGCGAAGCCTGGGTGGAAATCCAAATAATTTGCGCACGAATGTGGGAGATTCATTGCATCGAGGTGTTGAAGCCTTTGTTGAATTTGATCCTATTCTTTATTTCTTTGAGAAATCTGTTTTTGGAAATATAAGTATGTTTGTTTCTTATGCACAAATAAAAGCAACTTATATTCGTTGGAATGCACCGACTAATACTGGTTTGCCAGATTGGGATAGAATTGGAAATCGAGTGGAAAACGCTCCTGATAAAATAATTAGATATGGGGCAACGTATTTTTATAAAAGCCTTTTTTCTCTTACCTATCAAGTTAGTAAAGTTTCTTCCATTTATACTGATGCAACTAATACAGAGTATCCGACATTAAATGCGCAGGCGGGAAAAATTGCAGGGTATTCTGTTTCGGATGCTTCTTTTACCTATAATATTTTAGAAAATTTTGGGATAAGAGGAGGGGTTAATAATTTAGAAAATAAAGTTTACTTCACTAGAAGAGCGGGGGGATTACCGGGACCAGGTTTGATTCCTGCTGAAGGCAGAACTTTATTTTTGGGAATGGTCGCTACATTTTAA
- a CDS encoding acyltransferase family protein translates to MHKRLFYLDNLKTFALLLGVLFHTSIVYAPSIGYAIKSDELHYFFTILVHLIHVFRMPLFFFLSGFFSYMVLNKHGGRNFTFSRFERMFAPLLVGLFLFSPVQYFLVYNQKHSPISFWEYYPRFFSTEEFDLSHIWFLVYLFLYSFVLLMDHKFYLFERISSSSYFGARKHFKKIHFKLTVNFSSNLILYSKAVLYCFAPVLIVNWFFNKDDSYLRIQPVSFTYYLAYFMIGVIAYKNSLLQNVNSLRIKNIFHSIGIILLFAIFLYLSEIDPYWMNFTFDSKRIFIRVFHWLIDILLAWSIIFLLLPFFQKYLDHTSPTLDHLRNSGMSIYLLHHPISLILANFLLKVNIPIFLKFSIHTLLVYFLSFFFYYYVIKKSFILKRVFGTK, encoded by the coding sequence ATGCACAAACGATTATTTTATCTAGACAATTTAAAGACATTCGCACTTCTACTTGGAGTTCTTTTCCACACATCCATTGTCTATGCTCCTAGCATTGGCTACGCGATAAAGAGTGACGAGCTACACTATTTTTTTACAATCCTAGTTCACTTGATTCATGTATTTCGAATGCCACTTTTCTTTTTCCTGTCAGGTTTTTTTTCTTATATGGTATTAAACAAACATGGAGGAAGAAACTTTACTTTCTCTAGGTTTGAAAGAATGTTTGCTCCGCTGTTAGTCGGACTTTTTTTATTCTCCCCCGTCCAATACTTTTTGGTATACAATCAAAAACACAGTCCAATTTCTTTTTGGGAATATTATCCAAGATTTTTTTCGACAGAAGAATTTGATCTTTCTCATATCTGGTTTTTGGTTTATTTGTTTTTATATAGTTTTGTTTTACTGATGGATCATAAATTTTATCTATTCGAAAGAATTTCTTCTAGTTCTTATTTCGGAGCACGAAAGCATTTTAAGAAAATTCATTTTAAATTAACTGTGAATTTTTCTTCCAATCTAATTTTATATTCAAAAGCAGTCTTATATTGTTTTGCCCCTGTTTTAATCGTAAATTGGTTTTTTAACAAAGACGATTCTTATTTGCGGATACAACCTGTTTCCTTCACCTATTATCTTGCCTACTTTATGATTGGGGTAATTGCCTACAAAAATAGTTTACTCCAAAATGTAAATTCTTTGCGAATAAAAAATATTTTTCACTCCATAGGAATAATATTGTTATTCGCAATTTTTCTTTACCTGAGTGAGATAGATCCCTACTGGATGAATTTTACTTTTGATTCCAAGAGAATTTTCATTCGAGTTTTTCATTGGCTCATTGATATTCTTCTGGCTTGGAGTATTATTTTCTTATTGCTTCCCTTTTTCCAAAAATATTTAGATCACACGAGTCCAACACTCGACCATTTACGAAATTCTGGAATGAGCATTTATTTACTCCATCATCCGATTTCACTTATCCTAGCAAACTTTTTACTGAAAGTTAATATTCCCATTTTTCTGAAATTCTCTATTCATACCCTACTTGTCTACTTTCTGAGTTTTTTTTTCTACTATTACGTAATAAAAAAATCATTTATTTTAAAGAGAGTCTTTGGAACTAAGTAG
- the recR gene encoding recombination protein RecR yields the protein MTDLLFKKLVSTLSSLPGIGKKSAYRLGFHILRMDGTAFSNFIESIESVKSNLKFCKKCAGITEFEVCEICTGESRLKNILCVVELPEDIFFIENTGEYKGKYHVLNGVISPLDGIGPENLRIKELLERLKEEPVEEVLLATNPTLEGDATASYLFNLLRATGIKLSRIAHGVTVGSTLEYADQYTLGKAIKSRLTI from the coding sequence GTGACTGATCTTCTCTTTAAAAAGTTAGTCTCTACACTGAGCTCTCTTCCCGGCATAGGGAAGAAGAGCGCCTATCGTCTCGGCTTTCATATTCTAAGAATGGATGGGACTGCATTCTCTAATTTTATAGAAAGCATTGAATCAGTAAAATCCAATCTAAAGTTTTGTAAAAAATGCGCAGGCATTACTGAATTCGAAGTCTGCGAAATCTGCACTGGTGAATCTAGACTTAAAAATATTCTTTGCGTTGTAGAACTTCCGGAAGATATTTTCTTTATCGAAAACACAGGTGAGTATAAAGGCAAATACCATGTGTTAAACGGAGTCATTTCACCGTTAGACGGCATAGGTCCTGAAAACCTACGCATCAAAGAATTACTAGAGCGTCTCAAGGAAGAGCCAGTAGAAGAAGTCCTACTCGCAACCAATCCAACTCTCGAAGGCGATGCAACTGCTTCTTATTTATTTAATCTCTTGCGGGCAACAGGCATTAAACTCTCACGTATTGCTCACGGCGTTACAGTTGGTAGCACACTTGAATATGCCGATCAATATACACTCGGCAAAGCGATTAAGTCAAGACTGACGATTTAG
- a CDS encoding ATP-binding protein produces MRRIALESLNNWKTRPNRKPLILRGARQVGKSYLVRIFAEKEGLDLLELNLETEEGILECFQSKNPSEIVSLLELKTNRKIIPGKTILFLDEIQKATEIFASLRYFYEKLPELHVILAGSLFDFVFEEHNFSMPVGRIEYLYLGPMTFKEFLEGLGKENLSQYLSAYSIRDKLPLAIHEELLKIFRIYLVIGGMPEAIQTYKDTNSFLEVDRVKKSILLTYRDDFSKYTSPGKKSILQKIFQTLPASVGKKIMYMNLAPDEKIQDIKKALHLLSMARIYTPVFHTAGNGIPLRAQINEKVQKCLMLDVGLLNSAYGYSYADFISLENDALFNIGNICEQFVGQHLLYAGETFEEPELFYWVREKSQSSAELDYLISVGPKIIPIEVKAGKTGTLKSLQSFMKEKEISFGVRFNANLPILQKADFSLPNTKGEFQLLSLPVYMVEDVIRHIKTI; encoded by the coding sequence ATGAGAAGAATTGCTCTAGAATCTCTAAATAACTGGAAAACCAGACCAAATCGTAAACCTTTAATCCTGCGTGGGGCAAGGCAGGTAGGTAAATCCTACTTGGTCAGAATTTTTGCAGAAAAAGAGGGACTTGATCTTTTAGAGTTAAACCTAGAGACCGAAGAAGGGATTTTGGAATGCTTTCAGTCTAAAAATCCAAGCGAAATCGTTTCTCTTTTAGAACTTAAAACGAACCGAAAGATAATTCCAGGGAAGACAATTTTATTTCTAGATGAAATCCAAAAGGCGACAGAAATTTTCGCGTCGTTAAGGTATTTTTACGAAAAACTTCCTGAACTTCATGTGATTCTTGCTGGCTCTCTTTTTGATTTTGTTTTTGAAGAGCATAATTTCTCTATGCCAGTCGGACGAATTGAATATTTGTATCTAGGACCAATGACGTTCAAAGAATTCCTAGAAGGACTCGGAAAAGAAAATCTAAGTCAATACTTGAGTGCCTACTCCATCAGGGATAAATTACCATTAGCCATTCATGAAGAACTACTAAAAATATTTAGAATTTATTTGGTCATTGGAGGTATGCCAGAAGCAATCCAAACCTATAAAGATACAAATTCATTTTTGGAAGTAGATCGAGTAAAAAAATCTATTCTTCTCACCTATAGAGATGACTTTTCTAAATACACTAGTCCTGGAAAAAAAAGTATTCTACAAAAGATATTTCAAACGTTACCCGCAAGCGTAGGAAAAAAAATTATGTATATGAATCTAGCACCGGATGAAAAGATTCAAGATATAAAAAAAGCTCTGCATCTTTTATCGATGGCGCGAATTTATACTCCCGTGTTCCATACAGCCGGAAATGGAATTCCACTTCGCGCACAAATAAATGAGAAGGTTCAGAAATGTCTGATGCTTGATGTTGGCTTATTAAATAGCGCTTACGGTTATTCTTACGCTGATTTTATTTCTTTAGAAAATGATGCACTTTTTAACATCGGAAATATTTGTGAACAATTTGTAGGACAACACTTATTATACGCAGGTGAAACCTTTGAAGAGCCGGAATTATTTTACTGGGTGCGAGAAAAAAGTCAATCTTCCGCAGAGTTGGATTATCTTATTTCAGTTGGTCCGAAAATTATTCCAATCGAAGTAAAAGCAGGAAAAACAGGCACATTAAAATCCCTTCAATCTTTTATGAAAGAAAAAGAAATTTCCTTTGGCGTTCGGTTTAATGCAAATTTACCTATTCTCCAAAAGGCTGATTTCTCTCTACCAAACACAAAGGGAGAGTTTCAACTTTTATCCCTTCCAGTCTACATGGTAGAAGACGTTATACGACATATCAAAACAATATAA